A genomic segment from Carassius auratus strain Wakin chromosome 25, ASM336829v1, whole genome shotgun sequence encodes:
- the LOC113043670 gene encoding uncharacterized protein LOC113043670 has translation MRIHVLGNCPSPSVAIYGLKRSAIEGERESSSDAREFIECHCYVDDGLKLFSSTDEAIDILFRAQKMLAQCNIRLHKVSSNCPIITNAFPSEDLATDMQGLDLGQTTPPMERSLGLGWDLSTDLFKFQVTVNQKPFTKRGVLSVINNVFDSLGFAVPVIVEGRDILRDISTDICEWDTKLPKDKLQQWQQWKDSLKYLQQLEIPRMYTSIPLSAALTKEIHVFCDASTKAVGAVAYLKLTDRDGHSEVGFLLGKARLSPKPDITIPRLELCTAVLAVGWLSPGGARHCSRTGELLHRLQSSAGLHL, from the coding sequence ATGAGGATACACGTACTTGGGAACTGCCCCTCCCCATCCGTGGCCATCTATGGACTGAAACGGTCAGCGATAGAGGGAGAAAGGGAATCCAGCAGTGATGCAAGAGAGTTCATTGAATGTCACTGTTATGTAGATGATGGACTGAAATTATTCTCTTCCACAGATGAGGCCATTGACATTCTCTTTAGAGCTCAGAAGATGCTGGCTCAATGTAACATACGCCTGCACAAAGTCTCATCCAACTGTCCAATCATAACAAATGCTTTTCCAAGTGAGGACCTTGCAACGGACATGCAGGGTCTTGACCTCGGGCAGACTACCCCACCCATGGAGCGCAGCTTAGGCTTGGGCTGGGACCTGTCCACAGACCTGTTCAAGTTTCAGGTAACAGTCAATCAAAAGCCCTTCACTAAACGGGGAGTGCTGTCAGTCATTAATAATGTGTTCGACTCACTTGGCTTTGCTGTCCCAGTCATTGTAGAAGGCAGGGACATACTTAGAGACATTTCCACTGACATTTGTGAATGGGACACCAAATTGCCCAAAGACAAATTACAACAGTGGCAACAATGGAAAGACTCCCTCAAATATCTACAACAACTTGAAATTCCCAGAATGTACACCTCAATACCACTATCTGCAGCTCTAACTAAGGAGATCCATGTTTTTTGTGATGCCTCCACTAAGGCAGTGGGCGCTGTTGCTTACCTCAAACTCACAGATAGAGACGGGCACAGTGAAGTGGGTTTCCTTCTCGGCAAAGCACGGCTTTCCCCCAAACCAGACATCACTATACCCAGACTTGAACTTTGCACAGCAGTCCTGGCTGTTGGGTGGCTGAGTCCTGGAGGAGCTAGACATTGTAGTCGAACAGGTGAGCTTCTACACAGACTCCAAAGTAGTGCTGGGTTACATCTTtaa